Part of the Leptotrichia trevisanii DSM 22070 genome is shown below.
GCAGGGACTTGGTGCCGGATTTGTTCCTGGAAATTATAATCCTGAACTTGTAGATGGAATTATAAAAATAGAAAATGATGAAGCTATTGAATTTGCAACAAGAACTTCAAAGGAAAACGGACTGTTTGTAGGAATTTCTTCTGGAACCGCAATTGCAGCAGCTTACAAAGTGGCTAAAAAATTAGGAAAAGGAAAAAAAGTTTTAGCAATTTTACCTGATGGCGGTGAAAAATACTTATCAGTTGAAGCATTTAGAAATAGTTTATAAAAAATTATATGGCAAGAATTCTTTAATATTAAATATATTTAAGATGAATTGCCTTTTTATAATCCTTAAAAAATTTCTTTGCATTAATGTATATAAAAAAGTTGTTTTTAAAACAGTTTTAGTATATAATAAGATATAATTTTTAAGGAGTGTGATTATTATTTTTAAATGGTTGCGAAATGAAATAAATAATATTGCAGAAAAGGATCCGGCAGTGAGGCACAAAATAGAAGTTTTTCTTTATCCATCGTTACATGCCGTTATTAATCATAGGATTGCACATTTTTTTCAGAATCATAAATTATATTTTTTTGCAAGATTAATTTCGCAAATTTCCCGTTTTTTAACAGGGATAGAAATTCATCCAGGAGCAAAATTAGGAAATAAAATATTTTTTGATCATGGAATGGGAATTGTAATTGGAGAAACGGCGGAAATAGGAGATAATTGCGTTATTTACCACGGTGTAACTCTTGGAGGGGTAAGTGCTTCAAAAACTAAAAGACACCCTACTTTAAAGGAAAATGTAACAGTTGGTACAGGGGCAAAACTTTTGGGAAATATAGTAATTGGAAAAAATGTGAGAGTCGGAGCAAATTCGGTTGTTTTACGGGATGTACCTGATGAAGCGGTTGCAGTGGGTATTCCCGCCAGAATTATTCCGAAAACGGAAGAAGATTATTATATGTGGTATATTTAGCAAAAATATACGCTGTACTTAAAGAGTTTTTTTGAAAAGTAGCTACATAAATTCAAAAATCAAAAAAATTTGACAATCAAAGTAAAATATGATATATTCTCTGTATAAAAATTTAATCAAAGAGAATTTATTTTATTAAATAATAAATAAATGTGGAGGTTCAATATGGCAAAAGTAGGAATTTTTTTCGGATCAACAACAGGTGTAACAGAAGATATAGCTCATAAAATCGGAGAAAAGATTGAAGGGGCAGAAGTTTTTAATATTGATGGAAATGAAGATAAGTTAGAAGATTTTGATGTACTGCTTTTAGGAGCTTCTACATGGGGATTTGGAGACTTGCAGGATGACTGGGCGGCAGTTGTTGACGACTTGGCAAGCAAAGACTTCAGTGGTAAAAAAGTAGGATACTTTGGAAGTGGGGATCAGGGAACATTCTCTGAAACATTTATGGATGGAATTGCCATCATTGATGAAGAAATCCAAAAAACTGGTGCAACAATCATTGGAAAAACTTCAACGGAAGGATATGAATTTAACGAATCAAGAGCAGCAAAAAATGGTGAATTTTTAGGACTTGCCCTAGATGAAGTTAACCAGTCTGAATTGACAGATGAAAGAATTGACGCATGGGTTGAGCAAATTAAAAAAGAATTTTAATAACAAACTATGTCTGTGAATAAATTTATTAATAAAAAAATTCACAAAAGACAAATTAAATATGATTTTAGCTATATTTTATATATAACTAAGATAAATCAATTTTCACAAGTTGATTTTCTCTCCAAAAATAAGAAGACGTTCATTAGGGCGTCTTTTTTTCTTTCCTTAATTTTTATTTTTTTTATAAAAAATATATAATCTTTCTTTTTTTTATAAGAAAATTGATATAAAAAATACTTATATTAAAAAGATTTTTTTCATTTGTTATGCTAAAATTATGATGTAAGAAACAAAGCATACTCAAACTCTCTTAAAATTGAACAATAAATATTAAAAATGTTTTGGATTTTGAGGGTACAGTTTTAATATTTAGTTCGGTTTTTAACACACCCGAACCCTTGATTTAAGTTAATAAAAAACAATCGTAGGGTTTGGGTAAAATTAATTATGGGGCTTTAAATTTTATAATAAAGGAGAAAGGTGAAAGAATGAAGAAAGGAATAATATTAATAAGTTTAATAGCGATTTTGTCAAGCTGTGGCGGAGGTGGAGGCGGTGGCAGTTCTGTTACTCAGACAGCAGGAACGGCACCAACACCAACATTACCTTCATTACCAGGAAATACAGCTGGAACTGGTGGAACTGGAAATAAGGGAAATAATAATGGGACAACCAATATAGTCGGAGAAAATAACCAAAATTTACCAAAACCAATATTGCCAACAGAAGAAAACAAAACAAATAATCCTTCTGTTCCGGAAATAAAACCACAGGTATCAGAAAAAGACACTAGATTTCCAAAACCGACGGATAGACGGAATATAACTGGAGCGGGTGTTAAAGTTGGAGTTTTGGATAGTGATTTTTTAAGTAACAATGCTTATACAGATAGCTTTTATC
Proteins encoded:
- a CDS encoding flavodoxin, producing MAKVGIFFGSTTGVTEDIAHKIGEKIEGAEVFNIDGNEDKLEDFDVLLLGASTWGFGDLQDDWAAVVDDLASKDFSGKKVGYFGSGDQGTFSETFMDGIAIIDEEIQKTGATIIGKTSTEGYEFNESRAAKNGEFLGLALDEVNQSELTDERIDAWVEQIKKEF
- the epsC gene encoding serine O-acetyltransferase EpsC → MIIIFKWLRNEINNIAEKDPAVRHKIEVFLYPSLHAVINHRIAHFFQNHKLYFFARLISQISRFLTGIEIHPGAKLGNKIFFDHGMGIVIGETAEIGDNCVIYHGVTLGGVSASKTKRHPTLKENVTVGTGAKLLGNIVIGKNVRVGANSVVLRDVPDEAVAVGIPARIIPKTEEDYYMWYI